A window of Variovorax paradoxus genomic DNA:
GGCAGAAGGTTTCGGCCAAGCACGTCGAAGAGCTGGCGCACTGGGCGCCCAACGCGGAGCGCACCGACGAGATTCCGTTCGTCGTCACCCGCGTGGTGCTGCAGGACTTCACCGGCGTGCCGCTGCTGGCCGACCTGGCCGCCATGCGCAGCGTGGCCGCCAAGCTGGGCAAGTCGCCCAAGACCATCGAGCCGCTGGTGCCCGTCGACCTGGTGGTCGATCACTCGGTGATGGTCGACTACTACGGCACGCCCAAGGCGCTCGACCTGAACATGAAGCTGGAGTTCCAGCGCAACAACGAGCGCTACCAGTTCATGAAGTGGGGCATGCAGGCCTTCGATACCTTCCGCGTGGTGCCGCCGGGCTTCGGCATCGTGCACCAAGTGAATCTCGAGTACTTCGCGCGCGGCGTCTACCAGAGCCCGTACGACAAGGGCGACAAGCCCACTTACTACCCCGACTCGCTGGTCGGCACCGACAGCCACACCACCATGATCAACGGCATCGGCGTGGTCGGCTGGGGCGTGGGCGGCATCGAGGCCGAGGCCGCCATGCTGGGCCAGCCGGTCTACATGCTCACGCCCGACGTGGTGGGCTTCGAACTCACCGGCAAGCTGCGCGAAGGCGTCACGGCCACCGACCTGGTGCTGTACGTCACGGCCATCCTGCGCGCCGAGAAGGTGGTGGGCAAGTTCGTCGAATTCTTCGGTCCCGGCGCCGCATCCATCGCCGTGCCCGACCGCGCGACCATCGGCAACATGGCGCCCGAGTACGGCGCGACCATGGGCTTCTTCCCGGTCGACGAAATGACCGTGGCCTATTTCGAAGGCACCGGCCGCACCAAGGAAGAGGTCGAGCGCTTCGAGGCCTACTACAAGGCGCAGGGCCTGTTCGGCATGCCCGCGCCTGGCGACATCGACTACACCAAGGTCGTGCGCCTGGACCTCGGCACCGTGTCGCCCAGCCTGGCCGGACCGAAGCGCCCGCAGGACCGCATCGACCTGGGCCACCTGGCCACCAAGTTCTCGGAGCTGTACAGCAAGCCCAACGATGCCAACGGCTTCAACCAGCCGGCCGACAAGCTCAAGCTGCGCTACCCGCTGGCCGCGGCCGGCAAGAGCGGCGACGACGAAGCCGCGCCGCCGCCCGCCGGCGCGCCGCTCGACGTGGTCGAGATGGTGGCCAACCGCTCCACCAAGGCGGCAGCGCACGTGAGCGCCACCGCGCCGTCGGCGCCCAAGGGCCAGGTGACCATCGGCAACGGCGACGTGCTGATCGCTGCCATCACCTCGTGCACCAACACCTCGAACCCGAGCGTGATGCTCGCTGCCGGCCTGCTGGCCAAGAAGGCGGTGGAAGCCGGCCTCACGGTCAAGCCGCACGTCAAGACCTCGCTGGCTCCCGGCTCGCGCATCGTGACCGAATACCTCGAGAAGGCCGGGCTGCTGCCGTACCTGGAGAAGCTGGGCTTCTACCTCGCGGGCTACGGCTGCACGACTTGCATCGGCAACGCCGGCGACCTCACGCCCGAGATCAACGAAGCCATCACCAAGAACGACCTGATCGGCGCGGCCGTGCTCTCGGGCAACCGCAACTTCGAGGCGCGCATCCACCCGAACCTGAAGGCCAACTTCCTGGCCTCGCCGCCGCTGGTGGTGGCCTTCGCCATTGCCGGCAACGTGATGACCGACCTGATGACCGAGCCCGTGGGCAAGGGCAAGGGCGGCAAGGACGTGTACCTGGGCGACATCTGGCCGACGCCGAAGGAAATCGACGACAACCTGCGCTACGCGATGAACGCCAAGTCGTTCCGCGCGAACTACGACAAGGTCAAGACCGATCCGGGCAAGTTCTGGACGAGCATCAAGGGCACCAACGGCCAGGTCTACGACTGGCCCAAGTCGACCTACATTGCCGAGCCGCCGTTCTTCGAGGGCTTCAAGATGAAGCCGCACGCGTCGGACGCGGGCTTCAAGGGCGCGCGCATCATGGCGCTGTTCGGCGACTCGATCACCACCGACCACATCTCGCCGGCCGGCTCCATCAAGGAAAGCTCGCCCGCGGGCATCTGGCTCAAGGCGAACGGCGTGGCCAAGGCCGACTTCAACAGCTACGGCTCGCGCCGCGGCAACCATGACGTGATGATGCGCGGCACCTTCGCCAACGTGCGCATCAAGAACCTCATGATTCCGCCGGACGCCAACGGCACGCAGGAAGAGGGCGGCGTCACGCTGTTCCAGCCCGGCAACGAGAAGATGTTCATCTACGACGCCGCCATGAAGTACATGGAAGCGGGCGTGCCGACGGTGGTGTTCGGCGGCGAAGAGTACGGCACCGGTTCTTCCCGCGACTGGGCCGCCAAGGGCACGCAGCTGCTGGGCATCAAGGCCGTGGTGGCGCGCAGCTTCGAGCGTATCCACCGCGCCAACCTGGTCGGCATGGGCGTGCTGCCGCTGCAGTTCCGCGGCGCCGATTCGTGGCAGACGCTGGGCCTCACGGGCGACGAGAAGATCGACGTGGTGATCGGCAGCGAGCTGAAGCCGCAGATGGACGTGAAGCTGGTGGTGCACCGCCCCGACGGCACGCATCAGGAGGTGACGGTGCGCCTGCGCATCGACACGCCGATCGAGGTCGACTACTACAAGCACGGCGGCATCCTGCCGTTCGTGCTGCGCCAGCTGCTGGCGGCCTGATCGTTGGCTGCGCCGGCCTACTTGCCGGCGGCGTCGAGCCGCCGCGCAAGCTGGTCGAGCACGGGGCGGATCTTCTCGCCCATGCTGATCTGCGGGTTCGAGAAGCCGTCGTCCTTGCCGGCGTCGATTTCGCGCTGCCTGATCAACGGCACGGCAGCCGCGAAGGCGGCCTCGAAGGAACGGGTCTTGCGCAGTTCCTCGTTGAACATCGCGCGGCCGAAGAAGGTCAGCTCGGACAGGCGGCCGCATCCGTACGAGGTGTGCGTGGCGTCGGCGGCGGTCATCACCAGCGTGTCGTCGTTGGCCAGCGGCTCGATCCATCCCCCCGAATAGCAGGCCGAGACCGCGACCACCCGGTGGCGGATGCCGGCCTTGTCGAGCGCCTCGCGCAGTTCTTCCGGCGTGAGCCAGGGCACGCTGAGCGGCCAGTGCGCGGCGGCCAGCTTGTGGTCGCGCGCGCCGTGCGAGGTGAGATAGACCACCAGCACGTCGTTCTCGCGGTCCATGCGCTCGGCCAGCGCGGCGATGGCGCGCTCCAGGTTGAGCGGTGTGGCCCAGGGCAGCGTCTCGGCGGTGGTCGCGTGGTTCATGAGGTGGATCACGCGGCCCTTGGCGTCGAAGCGCTCTTCCAGCAGCGCGGCGACCATGCGGCTTTCACGCAGGAACACGTCTTCCGACGCGTAGGGCGCGAACACCAGACCGTAGACATTGGCCTGTCCGGGCGTGCCGGCGGCAAGGGTCTCGACCGTGTGGTCCCACAGCGCCTGCTGTTCCTCGAAAAGCTCCTGCGTCAGGCGCATGCGCGGACGCTCGGGTTCGGAGGACGCGCTGGCATCGGCCTGCCAGACGCGCTCTTGTGTGTAGAGCGACTGCCAGAAAGTCAGCGCAAGCATGGCCGTGAACGCCGGTACGAAGATCGCGAGCCGCCAGCGCGCACCGGCTTCGCGCGCGGTGAAGCGCGCGAGCGCCAGCACGATCCACGCGCAGCCCAGTCCGAAGGCGATCCAGTAGCCGGGCGAGCCGGCGAGCGTTGCCGGCAGCCAGCCGCGCGTATAGCCCAGGGCCAGCAGGCTGAGCGCCAGATTGGCCGGAAGCATCGCCCAGGTGGCCAGCACGAACCAGCGCGCCAGCCCGTTGTTGCCGGCCCGGCCGGACAGCGCGAACCAGCCCAGCCAGGCAAGCACGCCCAGCGACCAGAGAGTGTTCAGGTTGACGGTGGCGTAGAGCCGCGCCGGGCCGTCGATCTCCAGGCGCGCCAGGCCGGTCCATGCGAGTTCGGGCAGCAGCACGAGCAGCAGCAACTGCCAGGGCGCGGGCCGCGCGTCGACGCGCGGATCGAGCAGCGCGGAAGCGCGCAGGCCGCCGGCAATCCAGCGCAGCAGGCCCGCGCGCGGCTGCGGCGGCGTGGAAGCGGGTAGCTCTTCGGCGCTCTCGAGAGGCGTCGGCGGTGCGATGATGTCTTCGGGCATGGCGCCGATCATGCCTTTGCGTTCCGTGCTTTTCGCGGGCCTTCCGGCCCACCCGGGTTAGCCTCGATAACTTTCTTCTTCCCATGATCCGCATCGGTCTCGTCTCCGACACGCACGGCCTGTTGAGGCCGGAAGCGCTCGCGTTCCTGAAGGGCAGCGATGCCATCGTGCATGGCGGCGACATCGGCAATCCGGGCGTCCTCGATGCGCTGCGCGAGCTGGCGCCGCTGACGGTGGTGCGCGGCAACAACGACAGCGAAGCCTGGGCCGACGGCATCGCGGAAACCGAAGTCGTCGAGTTCGGCGGCGTGCGGCTTTATGCGATCCACGATCTTTCGCAGCTCGGCATCGATCCGGCGGCGGCCGGTGTGCGCGTGGTCGTCTCGGGCCACTCGCACAAGCCGAAGGTCGAGGAGCGGGGTGGTGTGCTGTACGTCAACCCGGGCAGCGCGGGCCCGCGCCGCTTCAAGCTGCCCATTGCCGTGGCCGAGTTGCGCATCGAAGGCGGCGAGGTCACCGCCCGCGTCCACGAAATCAGCGTCTGACACAGAGCTTTAATTACCATTTGGTAATCAAAAGCCCTCAAATGAGAATGGCTCTTATTTGATGGGTTATGCTCGTTGGCTCCTCCGTGGAGCCAACGTCGCACGTTGCTGATCTGCCGGCTCCGGGGGCTTTCTACGCCCTGAATCCAGAAGCCGATGCTCATTCCTTTTCTCATCATGCTGCGCGAAGGCATCGAAGCCGCGCTGATCGTCGGCATCGTTGCCAGCTACCTCAAGCAAAGCGGGCGCGGCGCGCTGATGCCCGCGGTGTGGGTCGGCGTGCTGCTGGCCGCCGCGCTCTCGCTGTTCGCGGGCGCGGGCCTGCAACTGCTCGCGGCCGAATTTCCGCAGAAGCAGCAGGAGCTGTTCGAAGGCGTGGTCGGGCTCATCGCGGTCGTCATGCTGACGTCGATGGTGTTCTGGATGCGCAAGGCGGCGCGCTCGATCAAGGGCGAGCTGCAGGCCTCCATCGACAGCGCGCTCGCCAAGGGCGCCGACGGCCAGGGCTGGGCGCTGATCGGCATGGTGTTTCTCGCGGTGGCGCGCGAAGGGTTGGAGTCGGTGTTCTTCCTGCTGGCTGTGTTCCAGCAGAGCAGCGGCTGGGAAGCGCCGGTCGGCGCGCTGGCCGGCATCGCGGTGTCGGTGGTGATCGGCTGGGGTCTTTATTCGGGCGGCGTGCGGCTCGATCTGCGCCGCTTCTTCCGTTTCACCGGCCTGTTCATCCTGCTGGTGGCCGCGGGCCTGCTGGCCGGCGTGTTGCGCAAGCTGCATGAAGGCGGCGTGTGGAACCACCTGCAGACGGTGGTGTTCGACATGAGCGACACGCTGCCGATGGACAGCCCCGTGGGCGCCGTGCTCTCCGGCCTGCTGGGCTACCAGGCCGCGCCCGTGGTGGGCGAGGTCATCGTCTACCTGGCCTTCCTGGCCGTGGCCCTGTTCTTCTTTTTGCGTTCGGCCCCCGCGCCGGCGCCACGCGCGGCCGCTGCCCGCTGAAACCTGCAATGTCTTCTTCTTCACCCGACAACAAGCCCTCCACCTCGAACCTGATGCGCGCGGCGGTGGCCGGCTCGGCCCTGCTGGTGGTCGCCGGCCTCGCGGCCTTCTGGTATGCCTCCAACGAGGCCCGCAAGGCGCCGCCCAAGACGGCCGACAACGCCGTCACCGTCACGATCCAGGGCAACGCCTGCGACCCCAACGAGATCACCGTGCCCGCGGGGCGCACCACCTTCACCATCGTCAACAAGTCGAACCGCGCGCTCGAGTGGGAAATTCTCGACGGCGTGATGGTGGTGGAAGAGCGCGAGAACATCGCGCCCGGCTTCTCGCAGACCATGACGGTCAAGCTGCAGCCCGGCGAGTTCGCCATCACCTGCGGCCTGCTGAGCAACCCGCGCGGCAAGCTGGTTGTCACGCCCTCGGCCGCGTCCGATGCCGAAGCGGCGCGGCCGTCGCTGGTCAACTACGTGGGCGCGCTGGCCGAGTACCAGACCTTCCTGCGGCTGGAGGCCGGCTCGCTCGAAGACGCCGTGAGCGCGCTGTCCGAAGCGATCAAGGCCGGCGACCTGCAGCAGGCGAGGGCGCTCTACACACCGGCGCACCAGGCCTACAAGCGCATCGAGCCGATGGCCGAGCTGTTCGCCGATCTCGACACCCGCATCAACGCGCGCGCCGATTACTTCGAGAAGCGCGAGGCCGACGCAGGCTTCACCGGCTTCCACCGCATCGAGTACGCGCTCTACAGCCAGAACGACGTGAAGGGCCTCGCGCCCGTCGTCGACAAGCTGGCGGGCGACATCGGCGCGCTCAAGGAGCGCCTGCGCGGCCTCAACATGCCGCCGGAGCGGCTCGCGGGCTCGGCCTCGAAGCTGCTGCGCCGCGTGGCCGACAACCTGCCGGCCGGCGGCGAAGACCACTACGGCCACGCCGAAGTCGCGAACCTGCAAGGCACCTACGAAGGCACGAAGAAGATTTCGGAGCTGCTGCAGCCGCTGCTGGTGAAGGCTGCGCCCGCGCTGCAAAAGAGCGTGGACGAACGCTTCGCGGCCTTCGACGCCGCGCTGGCGCCGTACCGCGAAGGCGATGGCTTCAAGTCCGCGCCGCTCGACGAGGCGCAGAGAAAGGCACTGGCCGAACCTGTGCGCGCACTGGCCGAGGAACTCGGCAAGGTGAACGCCGCGCTCGGCCTGGAATGACATAAGAGCAAGCATCCCCATGGAACAGTCGAAGAACAACGAAGCCGTCCCCGCTGAGGGACGCCCCGAATCCCCGCACCGCCGCCGCATGCTCGGCGCGGCCGGCGTCGCCTTCGCCGGGCTGGCCGCCTCGGCCCGCGCCGGCGCCGCGCCTTCGGGGCCGCCCAATTCGCCGGACAGCGGCGCGCAAGTGACCGATGCGCCGCAAAGCACCCACACGCAAGACCGTGTGCCCTTCCGCGGCAAGCACCAGGCTGGCATCGTCACGCCGCGCCCGACGGCCGGCATGATCGCGTCCTTCTACGTGCTGGCCGAGAACCGCGCCGACCTGGAGCGGCTGTTCCGCACGCTCACCGAGCGCATCGCCTTTCTCACGCAGGGCGGCCCGCAGACCGACCCCGACCCCAAGCTGCCGCCCGCGGGCTCCGGCATCCTCGGGCCGGTGGTGCAGCCCGACGGGCTCACGGTGACGGTGTCGGTCGGCACTTCGCTGTTCGACGAGCGCTTCGGCCTCGCGAAGAAGAAGCCGGTGCGGCTCAACCAGATGCAGCGTCATCCGAACGATGCGCTCGACGCCGCGCTGTGCCACGGCGACCTGTCGATCCAGTTCTGCGCCAACACGCCCGACACCAACATCCACGCGCTGCGCGACATCATCAAGAACACGCCCGACCTGCTGGTGCTGCACTGGAAACAGGAAGGCAGCGTGCCGCCGATTCCGGCGGTGCCCGGCAAGCCGGCCGAGAGCGCGCGCAACTTCCTGGGCTTTCGGGACGGTTCCGCCAACCCCGACTCGGCCGACGACAAGCTCATGGACGGCATCGTGTGGGTGCAGCCCGGCAGCGACGAGCCGGCCTGGGCCGTGGGCGGCAGCTACCAGGCGGTGCGCATCATCCGCAACTTCGTGGAGCGCTGGGACCGCACGCCGCTGCAGGAGCAGGAGGCGATCATGGGTCGCCTGAAGCCCACCGGCGCGCCCATGGACGGCGGCAAGACGGAGCACGACGTGCCCGACTACGCCAAGGACCCCGAAGGCAAGGCGACGCCGATGGATGCGCACATCCGCCTGGCGAACCCGCGCACCAAGGCCTCGGACAAGAACCTGATGCTGCGCCGCCCCTTCAACTATTCGAACGGCGTGACCAAGTCGGGCCAGCTCGAGATGGGGCTGCTGTTCATCTGCTACCAGGCCAACCTGGAGAACGGCTTCATCGCGGTGCAGACGCGTCTGGACGGCGAGCCGCTCGAGGAATACATCAAGCCCATCGGTGGCGGCTTCTTCTTCACGCTGCCCGGCGTGCGGGACGAGCGCGACTGGCTCGGGCGCAGCCTGATGGCCGCCTGAGGCGGCTTCGGGAGCACAAGTTTTTTCACCACTGCCCAGAACTAGGAGATCCATGACCGTGCAGTTCCGCCGCCACTTCCTCGCCACTTTCGTCGCTGGCTTCGCCGGGCTCTATGCCCTTGGCGCACAGGCCGCCGTGTCGCCGCTCGAGCTGGTCGGACCGATCTCCGATTACAAGATCTACGTCGCCGAGAACGTGCGCAAGCTGGCCACGGACACGCGCGCCTTCACCGCCGCAGTGAAGGCCGGCGACATCGAGAAGGCGAAGAAGCTGTATGCGCCGACGCGCACGAGCTACGAGCGCATCGAGCCGGTGGCCGAACTGTTCAACGACCTCGACAAGTCGATCGATTCGCGCGCCGACGACCATGAAAAGGCCGAGAAAGACCCGGCCTTCGGCGGCTTCCACCGCATCGAGTACGGCCTGTGGGTGCAAAAGAGCACCAAGGAACTCAACCCCGTGGCCGACAAGCTGCTGGCCGACGTGCTCGAACTGCAGAAGCGCCTGGTCGCGCTGACCTTCCCGCCCGAGAAGGTGGTGGGCGGCGCCGCGGTGCTGATGGAAGAAGTGGCCGCGACCAAGATCTCCGGCGAGGAAAACCGCTACAGCCACACCGACCTGTGGGATTTCCAGTCGAACTTCGAGGGCGCCTACAAGATCGTCGAACTGCTGCGTCCGCTGGTCGTGAAGGAAAACAAGGCCTTCTCGGACAAGACCGACGCCAACTTCAAGGTGGTGTTCGACACGCTGGCCAAGTACAAGACGGCCGACGGCGGCTTCGAGACCTATTCGAAGCTCACCGAGCGCGACCGCAAGCTGCTGGCAGGCCGCGTGAACACGCTGGCGGAAGATCTTTCCAAGCTGCGCGGCATGCTCGGGCTGAACTAGGCTCGCGCCTCGGCGGAGCCGGGCACGCGGTGTTTCCGGCTCCGCAACCCCCATTTTTGAGGGGTGGTCAGGTTTGCGTGAGTGAGAATTGCTAGCATTCGGGGTATTGCTTACTTGGCGCGCCGATATTCAGGGCGCCCCCTCACCGTGCACACCAAAGACAACGGCGCAGCGCCGGCACCCGCCGTCCTGCACCTCGACCAGCTTCCGAACAACCAGTGGGCGACCGTGCTCGACGTGGCGCGCCCCGAGAGCGCCGACGACCGCGAACTCGTGCTGCGCCTGACCGAAATCGGCTTCGTGCCCGGCGAGGCCGTGCGCATCGTGGCCAGCGGCCTTCCGGGCCGCGAGCCGCTGGCGGTTCGCCTGGGTCACACCACCTTCGCGCTGCGCCGCCACGAGGCCGCGCTCATCCACGTGACGCCGGGGGCTGCCCACCATGGTTGAGGCCGTCATCCAGGGGCCCGGTGGCTTCGCCGCCACTGCGCAGCCGGGGCGCATCGCGCTGCTGGGCAACCCCAACTGCGGCAAGACCGCGCTGTTCAACCTGCTCACCGGCAGCCGCCAGAAGGTGGCCAACTACGCCGGCGTGACCGTCGAGCGCAAGGAAGGCACGCTTCGCACGCCCTCGGGCCGCCGCGTGTTCGTGCTCGATCTGCCGGGCGCCTACAGCCTGAATGCGCTGAGCGCCGACGAGGCCGTGACCCGCGACATCGTCACCGGCCAGAGTAAGGAAGCCTTGCCCGAGCTGCTGGTGTGCGTCACCGACGCCACCAACCTGCGGCTGAACCTGCGGCTGGTGCTCGAAGCCCGGCGGCTCGGCCTTCCGATGGTGATGGCGCTCAACATGACCGACATGGCGAAGAAGCAGGGCATCGCGGTCGACACCGCCGTGCTCTCGCGCGAGCTGGGCATCCCGGTCATCGAGACCGTGGGCGTGCACACCGGCGGCGCGCAGGGCCTGCTGGAGGCGCTCGACCTGCCCGTGGCCACCGCCGCGCCGCAGCCCTGGCAGGCGCCGGGGCTGGACGACGTGCTCGCCACGCAGCGCGAGGTTCGCCGCATTCTCGGCTTGGCCGTGAAGGAGCCGGTGGGCAGCCTGGCCACCAGCGACCGCATCGACCGCGTGGTGCTGCACCCCGTGTGGGGCATGCTGGTGCTGGCCGTCACCATGTTCCTGATGTTCCAGGCGGTGTTCAGCTGGGCCAACGTGCCGATGGACGCCATCAAGGCCGGCACCGAGGCGCTGGGCGGGCTCATCAAGACGCACATGGGCGAGGGCATGCTGCAGAGCCTGCTGGTCGACGGCGTGATCGCGGGCGTGGGCGGCGTCATCGTCTTCCTGCCGCAGATCCTGATTCTTTTCCTGTTCATCCTCGCGCTGGAAGACTCCGGCTACCTGCCGCGCGCGGCCTTCCTGCTCGACCGCGTGATGGGCACGGTGGGTTTGTCGGGCCGCTCGTTCATTCCGCTGCTGTCAAGCTTCGCCTGCGCGATTCCGGGCGTGATGGCCACGCGCACCATCAGCAACTGGCGCGACCGCATCACCA
This region includes:
- a CDS encoding aconitate hydratase, whose amino-acid sequence is MAKAPAHAFASTLKTFKTASGKSGKYWSLKELAKQYPTVDRLPVSIRIVLESVLRNCDGQKVSAKHVEELAHWAPNAERTDEIPFVVTRVVLQDFTGVPLLADLAAMRSVAAKLGKSPKTIEPLVPVDLVVDHSVMVDYYGTPKALDLNMKLEFQRNNERYQFMKWGMQAFDTFRVVPPGFGIVHQVNLEYFARGVYQSPYDKGDKPTYYPDSLVGTDSHTTMINGIGVVGWGVGGIEAEAAMLGQPVYMLTPDVVGFELTGKLREGVTATDLVLYVTAILRAEKVVGKFVEFFGPGAASIAVPDRATIGNMAPEYGATMGFFPVDEMTVAYFEGTGRTKEEVERFEAYYKAQGLFGMPAPGDIDYTKVVRLDLGTVSPSLAGPKRPQDRIDLGHLATKFSELYSKPNDANGFNQPADKLKLRYPLAAAGKSGDDEAAPPPAGAPLDVVEMVANRSTKAAAHVSATAPSAPKGQVTIGNGDVLIAAITSCTNTSNPSVMLAAGLLAKKAVEAGLTVKPHVKTSLAPGSRIVTEYLEKAGLLPYLEKLGFYLAGYGCTTCIGNAGDLTPEINEAITKNDLIGAAVLSGNRNFEARIHPNLKANFLASPPLVVAFAIAGNVMTDLMTEPVGKGKGGKDVYLGDIWPTPKEIDDNLRYAMNAKSFRANYDKVKTDPGKFWTSIKGTNGQVYDWPKSTYIAEPPFFEGFKMKPHASDAGFKGARIMALFGDSITTDHISPAGSIKESSPAGIWLKANGVAKADFNSYGSRRGNHDVMMRGTFANVRIKNLMIPPDANGTQEEGGVTLFQPGNEKMFIYDAAMKYMEAGVPTVVFGGEEYGTGSSRDWAAKGTQLLGIKAVVARSFERIHRANLVGMGVLPLQFRGADSWQTLGLTGDEKIDVVIGSELKPQMDVKLVVHRPDGTHQEVTVRLRIDTPIEVDYYKHGGILPFVLRQLLAA
- a CDS encoding C13 family peptidase — translated: MIGAMPEDIIAPPTPLESAEELPASTPPQPRAGLLRWIAGGLRASALLDPRVDARPAPWQLLLLVLLPELAWTGLARLEIDGPARLYATVNLNTLWSLGVLAWLGWFALSGRAGNNGLARWFVLATWAMLPANLALSLLALGYTRGWLPATLAGSPGYWIAFGLGCAWIVLALARFTAREAGARWRLAIFVPAFTAMLALTFWQSLYTQERVWQADASASSEPERPRMRLTQELFEEQQALWDHTVETLAAGTPGQANVYGLVFAPYASEDVFLRESRMVAALLEERFDAKGRVIHLMNHATTAETLPWATPLNLERAIAALAERMDRENDVLVVYLTSHGARDHKLAAAHWPLSVPWLTPEELREALDKAGIRHRVVAVSACYSGGWIEPLANDDTLVMTAADATHTSYGCGRLSELTFFGRAMFNEELRKTRSFEAAFAAAVPLIRQREIDAGKDDGFSNPQISMGEKIRPVLDQLARRLDAAGK
- a CDS encoding metallophosphoesterase family protein, giving the protein MIRIGLVSDTHGLLRPEALAFLKGSDAIVHGGDIGNPGVLDALRELAPLTVVRGNNDSEAWADGIAETEVVEFGGVRLYAIHDLSQLGIDPAAAGVRVVVSGHSHKPKVEERGGVLYVNPGSAGPRRFKLPIAVAELRIEGGEVTARVHEISV
- the efeU gene encoding iron uptake transporter permease EfeU; the protein is MLIPFLIMLREGIEAALIVGIVASYLKQSGRGALMPAVWVGVLLAAALSLFAGAGLQLLAAEFPQKQQELFEGVVGLIAVVMLTSMVFWMRKAARSIKGELQASIDSALAKGADGQGWALIGMVFLAVAREGLESVFFLLAVFQQSSGWEAPVGALAGIAVSVVIGWGLYSGGVRLDLRRFFRFTGLFILLVAAGLLAGVLRKLHEGGVWNHLQTVVFDMSDTLPMDSPVGAVLSGLLGYQAAPVVGEVIVYLAFLAVALFFFLRSAPAPAPRAAAAR
- the efeO gene encoding iron uptake system protein EfeO; amino-acid sequence: MSSSSPDNKPSTSNLMRAAVAGSALLVVAGLAAFWYASNEARKAPPKTADNAVTVTIQGNACDPNEITVPAGRTTFTIVNKSNRALEWEILDGVMVVEERENIAPGFSQTMTVKLQPGEFAITCGLLSNPRGKLVVTPSAASDAEAARPSLVNYVGALAEYQTFLRLEAGSLEDAVSALSEAIKAGDLQQARALYTPAHQAYKRIEPMAELFADLDTRINARADYFEKREADAGFTGFHRIEYALYSQNDVKGLAPVVDKLAGDIGALKERLRGLNMPPERLAGSASKLLRRVADNLPAGGEDHYGHAEVANLQGTYEGTKKISELLQPLLVKAAPALQKSVDERFAAFDAALAPYREGDGFKSAPLDEAQRKALAEPVRALAEELGKVNAALGLE
- the efeB gene encoding iron uptake transporter deferrochelatase/peroxidase subunit, with amino-acid sequence MEQSKNNEAVPAEGRPESPHRRRMLGAAGVAFAGLAASARAGAAPSGPPNSPDSGAQVTDAPQSTHTQDRVPFRGKHQAGIVTPRPTAGMIASFYVLAENRADLERLFRTLTERIAFLTQGGPQTDPDPKLPPAGSGILGPVVQPDGLTVTVSVGTSLFDERFGLAKKKPVRLNQMQRHPNDALDAALCHGDLSIQFCANTPDTNIHALRDIIKNTPDLLVLHWKQEGSVPPIPAVPGKPAESARNFLGFRDGSANPDSADDKLMDGIVWVQPGSDEPAWAVGGSYQAVRIIRNFVERWDRTPLQEQEAIMGRLKPTGAPMDGGKTEHDVPDYAKDPEGKATPMDAHIRLANPRTKASDKNLMLRRPFNYSNGVTKSGQLEMGLLFICYQANLENGFIAVQTRLDGEPLEEYIKPIGGGFFFTLPGVRDERDWLGRSLMAA
- the efeO gene encoding iron uptake system protein EfeO, coding for MTVQFRRHFLATFVAGFAGLYALGAQAAVSPLELVGPISDYKIYVAENVRKLATDTRAFTAAVKAGDIEKAKKLYAPTRTSYERIEPVAELFNDLDKSIDSRADDHEKAEKDPAFGGFHRIEYGLWVQKSTKELNPVADKLLADVLELQKRLVALTFPPEKVVGGAAVLMEEVAATKISGEENRYSHTDLWDFQSNFEGAYKIVELLRPLVVKENKAFSDKTDANFKVVFDTLAKYKTADGGFETYSKLTERDRKLLAGRVNTLAEDLSKLRGMLGLN
- a CDS encoding FeoA family protein, producing MHTKDNGAAPAPAVLHLDQLPNNQWATVLDVARPESADDRELVLRLTEIGFVPGEAVRIVASGLPGREPLAVRLGHTTFALRRHEAALIHVTPGAAHHG
- the feoB gene encoding ferrous iron transporter B, translated to MVEAVIQGPGGFAATAQPGRIALLGNPNCGKTALFNLLTGSRQKVANYAGVTVERKEGTLRTPSGRRVFVLDLPGAYSLNALSADEAVTRDIVTGQSKEALPELLVCVTDATNLRLNLRLVLEARRLGLPMVMALNMTDMAKKQGIAVDTAVLSRELGIPVIETVGVHTGGAQGLLEALDLPVATAAPQPWQAPGLDDVLATQREVRRILGLAVKEPVGSLATSDRIDRVVLHPVWGMLVLAVTMFLMFQAVFSWANVPMDAIKAGTEALGGLIKTHMGEGMLQSLLVDGVIAGVGGVIVFLPQILILFLFILALEDSGYLPRAAFLLDRVMGTVGLSGRSFIPLLSSFACAIPGVMATRTISNWRDRITTIMIAPLMTCSARLPVYALLIAAFIPARTVGGVFNLQGVVLFALYVFGIVSAMAVAWVMKRFRDNTAHSPLMMELPAYRWPNPRNLALGLYERAWIFLQRVGTIILTLTILLWFLSTFPSPPEGATGPAIQYSLAGMIGRGLEHIFAPIGFNWQISIALVPGMAAREVAVGALGTVYALSATGDDVAGQLEPLIAGSWSLATALSLLVWYVFAPQCISTLAAVKRETGSWRYVWIMAGYLFALAYMACFITYRVAVALGAG